In Kitasatospora sp. NBC_00240, the following are encoded in one genomic region:
- a CDS encoding phosphatidylglycerol lysyltransferase domain-containing protein, with protein MSRWRPRAAAATVWYLRLLALLNVVTVLAVPFRDQVQDHNEGEFFTPYLLTAGLGSVVLSIFLAVAMRRRKRAAWIFNTALAGLTFLVYVLFMAWPPEDGYDYARHPFNWFSITLTGLFLVALLVGRKEFTSKGDSSNPKTAAATFVAGLLAGAGVGALLVWLNNTLAGAQFWDLYRYALGRMVTIAPSQHLDSVISVPTWVNAVINTMSAVLFLLVIYVAFRSPKDKELLTPEDERRLRDLLERQGGRDSLGYFALRRDKAVVFSPSGKAAVTYRVVGGVSLASGDPIGDPEAWPGAIDAWLTEAREHAWAPAVMGASEEAGVIYARHGLDALELGDEAIVELDEFSLDGRAMRVVRQAYNRVKRAGYTVRIRRHEDVPEYEMAELVERADQWRDGATERGFSMALGRLGDPDDGRCVMLECHDGEGELKALLSFVPWGEKGLSLDLMRRARDTENGLMEFMVIELLQRAREVDLERVSLNFAMFRSVFERGSKLGAGPVLRLWRSVLGFFSRWWQIESLYRANAKYRPIWEPRYLLFEKSSEIPRIGIASARAEGFITAPSLPALFRRRHARPAVVGPRVPTAERTGKG; from the coding sequence ATGTCGCGCTGGCGCCCGAGGGCCGCGGCGGCGACGGTCTGGTACCTGCGGCTGCTGGCCCTGCTCAACGTGGTGACCGTACTCGCGGTGCCGTTCCGCGACCAGGTGCAGGACCACAACGAGGGCGAGTTCTTCACGCCGTACCTGCTGACCGCGGGTCTCGGCTCGGTGGTCCTTTCGATCTTCCTGGCGGTCGCCATGCGGCGGCGCAAGCGAGCCGCTTGGATCTTCAACACCGCACTCGCCGGCCTGACCTTCCTGGTCTACGTGCTGTTCATGGCGTGGCCGCCGGAGGACGGCTACGACTACGCGAGGCATCCCTTCAACTGGTTCTCCATCACGCTGACCGGGCTGTTCCTGGTGGCTCTGCTGGTCGGGCGCAAGGAGTTCACCTCCAAGGGCGACAGCTCCAACCCGAAGACCGCGGCGGCCACCTTCGTGGCCGGCCTGCTGGCCGGGGCCGGGGTCGGCGCGCTCCTGGTCTGGCTGAACAACACCCTGGCCGGCGCGCAGTTCTGGGACCTCTACCGGTACGCGCTCGGCCGGATGGTCACCATCGCGCCGTCCCAGCACCTCGACTCGGTGATCTCCGTGCCGACCTGGGTGAACGCCGTGATCAACACGATGAGCGCGGTGCTCTTCCTGCTGGTGATCTACGTGGCCTTCCGCAGTCCCAAGGACAAGGAGCTGCTCACCCCGGAGGACGAGCGGCGGCTGCGGGACCTGCTGGAGCGGCAGGGCGGGCGGGACTCGCTGGGCTACTTCGCGCTGCGCCGGGACAAGGCGGTGGTGTTCTCCCCCAGTGGCAAGGCGGCGGTGACCTACCGGGTGGTCGGCGGGGTCTCGCTGGCCTCGGGCGATCCGATCGGTGACCCGGAGGCCTGGCCGGGCGCGATCGACGCCTGGCTGACCGAGGCGCGCGAGCACGCCTGGGCGCCGGCCGTGATGGGGGCCTCCGAGGAGGCCGGGGTGATCTACGCCCGGCACGGGCTGGACGCGCTGGAGCTGGGCGACGAGGCGATCGTCGAGCTGGACGAGTTCTCGCTGGACGGCCGGGCGATGCGGGTGGTCCGCCAGGCCTACAACCGGGTCAAGCGGGCCGGCTACACGGTGCGGATCCGGCGGCACGAGGACGTGCCGGAGTACGAGATGGCCGAGCTGGTCGAGCGGGCGGACCAGTGGCGGGACGGCGCCACCGAGCGCGGCTTCTCGATGGCGCTGGGCCGCCTCGGCGACCCGGACGACGGCCGCTGCGTGATGCTGGAGTGCCATGACGGCGAGGGCGAGCTGAAGGCCCTGCTGAGCTTCGTGCCCTGGGGCGAGAAGGGGCTTTCGCTGGACCTGATGCGCCGCGCCCGGGACACCGAGAACGGCCTGATGGAGTTCATGGTGATCGAACTTCTCCAGCGGGCCCGGGAGGTCGACCTGGAGCGGGTCTCGCTGAACTTCGCGATGTTCCGGTCGGTCTTCGAGCGCGGTTCGAAACTGGGGGCCGGCCCGGTGCTGCGGCTGTGGCGTTCCGTGCTGGGGTTCTTCTCGCGCTGGTGGCAGATCGAATCGCTCTACCGGGCGAACGCGAAGTACCGGCCGATCTGGGAGCCGCGTTATCTGCTGTTCGAGAAGAGCAGCGAGATCCCGCGGATCGGCATCGCGAGCGCGCGTGCCGAGGGTTTCATCACCGCACCGAGCCTGCCCGCTCTGTTCCGTCGCCGACACGCCCGTCCCGCTGTGGTGGGGCCCCGGGTGCCTACGGCGGAACGGACTGGGAAGGGGTAG